A genome region from Jeongeupia sp. HS-3 includes the following:
- a CDS encoding nitrite/sulfite reductase: MYRYDQYDLTLLEQRTAQFRDQVARRLGDALSEEEFLPLRLQNGLYRQRHAYMLRVAIPYGTLSSAQMRVLAEIGLRWDRGYGHFTTRQNIQFNWINLEDAPDIMDRLAEAEMHAIQTSGNVVRNITTEQFAGVAADEVMDPRPLAEILRQWSTLNPEFAFLPRKFKIAISASASDRAAVQAHDVGIYLYRAPGGEPLLRILAGGGLGRTPMLGSVIREALPWQHLTTYVEAILRVYNRYGRRDNKYKARIKILVQALGADAFAAEVEREWALLCDSPSTITADEYRRVAAHFATPDYADAATDPAVLSAHLAGDAAFARWHRRNVHPHQRLGYASVTLSTKPGIAAPPGDVTSAQMDVVADLADTFGFGEIRVSHEQNLILPDVRQRDLFALWQAAGAAGLATANVGLLTDIIACPGGDYCSLANARSIPLAHAIQARFDDLDFLHDLGELSLNISGCVNACGHHHLGNIGILGVDKNGEEWYQVTLGGEQGQEAAIGKVIGRSFRAGEMPDVVDKIIATFCAHRLGDESFAQTCRRIGLAPFKARVYAQEEG, encoded by the coding sequence GTGTATCGATACGATCAATATGACCTGACACTGCTCGAGCAGCGCACCGCGCAGTTCCGCGATCAGGTGGCGCGGCGGCTCGGCGATGCGCTGAGCGAAGAAGAATTCCTGCCGCTGCGCCTGCAGAACGGCCTGTACCGCCAGCGCCATGCCTATATGTTGCGGGTGGCGATTCCCTACGGCACCTTGTCGTCGGCGCAGATGCGTGTGCTGGCCGAGATCGGCTTGCGCTGGGATCGCGGCTACGGCCACTTCACCACGCGGCAGAACATCCAGTTCAACTGGATCAATCTCGAAGACGCGCCGGACATCATGGACAGGCTGGCCGAGGCGGAAATGCACGCGATCCAGACCTCGGGCAATGTGGTGCGCAACATCACCACCGAGCAGTTCGCCGGCGTGGCCGCCGACGAGGTGATGGATCCGCGCCCGCTGGCCGAAATTCTGCGGCAGTGGTCGACGCTGAACCCAGAGTTCGCCTTCCTGCCGCGCAAATTCAAGATCGCCATTTCGGCGTCGGCGAGCGATCGCGCCGCCGTGCAGGCGCACGATGTCGGCATCTATCTGTATCGCGCGCCGGGGGGCGAGCCGTTGTTGCGGATTCTGGCCGGCGGCGGGCTGGGGCGTACGCCGATGCTCGGATCGGTGATCCGCGAGGCGCTGCCGTGGCAGCACCTGACGACCTACGTCGAAGCCATCCTGCGCGTTTACAACCGCTACGGCCGGCGCGACAACAAGTACAAGGCGCGCATCAAAATCCTGGTACAGGCGCTCGGCGCCGATGCGTTCGCCGCCGAGGTCGAGCGCGAATGGGCGCTGCTGTGCGACAGCCCGTCGACGATCACCGCCGACGAATACCGCCGCGTCGCCGCGCATTTCGCAACGCCCGACTACGCCGACGCCGCGACCGATCCCGCCGTTCTCTCGGCGCATCTCGCCGGCGATGCCGCATTCGCCCGCTGGCACCGACGCAATGTCCATCCGCACCAGCGGCTCGGTTACGCCAGCGTCACGCTCTCGACCAAGCCGGGCATCGCCGCGCCGCCGGGGGATGTGACGAGCGCACAAATGGATGTCGTCGCCGACTTGGCCGATACCTTCGGCTTTGGCGAAATCCGTGTCAGCCATGAACAGAACCTGATCCTGCCCGACGTGCGCCAGCGTGACCTGTTCGCATTGTGGCAGGCGGCCGGGGCCGCCGGGCTGGCGACCGCGAACGTCGGTCTGCTGACCGACATCATCGCCTGTCCCGGCGGCGACTACTGCTCGCTGGCGAACGCGCGCTCGATTCCGCTGGCGCACGCGATCCAGGCGCGGTTCGACGATCTGGATTTCCTCCATGACCTCGGCGAGCTGTCGCTGAACATCTCCGGCTGCGTCAACGCCTGCGGCCATCACCACCTCGGCAATATCGGCATTCTCGGCGTCGATAAGAACGGCGAGGAGTGGTACCAGGTGACGCTCGGCGGCGAGCAGGGGCAGGAGGCGGCGATCGGCAAGGTGATCGGCCGGTCCTTCCGCGCCGGGGAAATGCCGGACGTGGTCGACAAAATCATCGCGACCTTCTGCGCGCACCGACTGGGCGACGAGTCGTTCGCCCAGACCTGCCGGCGCATCGGGCTCGCTCCGTTCAAGGCGCGGGTTTACGCGCAAGAGGAGGGCTGA
- a CDS encoding PLP-dependent aminotransferase family protein, which translates to MKRYEDIAELIAADIRSGRLAPGTRLPSIRKVMAQHRVSPSTAFQAYYLLEKRGLVRARERSGYFVAGAGQALPPEPAPSHPPQVSAPVDISELVFSVLGAVQDRNILPLGSAFASPKLFPLPRLARSLASTARFIDPWDTVASLPPGHTALRQQIALRYLGMGMPQAPENIVVTNGALEALNLCLAAVAQPGDVIAIESPGFYAALQAIERLKMKALEIPVHPKDGLDLDALAQALERHPVKACWFMTSFQNPMGASMDEDKKKALVALLARHQIPLIEDDVYGELYFGNHPPLPAKAFDTQGLVMHCSSFSKTLAPGYRIGWVSPGRFGKQIERLKLMTTLSASVPAQVAIADYLHTGGYDKHLRKLRHALESQLACMNRALVAHFPANVRVSRPSGGYFLWVEFPDRFDTLELHRRAIEHGISIAPGPIFSASRQYRNCLRLNYGSPWSDDFEQGMALLGRLAATA; encoded by the coding sequence ATGAAGCGTTACGAAGACATCGCCGAGCTGATCGCCGCCGACATCCGCAGCGGCCGGCTGGCACCGGGAACGCGCCTGCCGTCGATCCGCAAGGTCATGGCGCAGCATCGCGTCAGCCCGTCGACGGCGTTCCAGGCCTACTACCTGCTGGAGAAACGCGGCCTCGTGCGCGCGCGCGAACGCTCGGGTTACTTCGTCGCCGGCGCCGGCCAGGCGCTGCCGCCGGAGCCCGCCCCTAGCCATCCGCCGCAGGTGTCGGCACCGGTCGACATCAGCGAACTGGTGTTCTCGGTGCTCGGCGCGGTGCAGGATCGCAACATCCTGCCGCTGGGATCGGCATTCGCGTCGCCCAAACTGTTTCCGCTGCCGCGCCTCGCCCGCTCGCTGGCATCGACGGCACGCTTCATCGATCCGTGGGACACCGTCGCCAGCCTGCCGCCCGGACACACCGCGCTGCGGCAGCAGATCGCGCTGCGCTATCTCGGCATGGGCATGCCGCAGGCACCGGAAAACATCGTCGTCACCAATGGCGCGCTCGAAGCGCTGAACCTGTGCCTGGCGGCGGTCGCACAACCGGGGGACGTGATCGCGATCGAATCACCGGGTTTTTACGCCGCGCTGCAGGCGATCGAACGCTTGAAAATGAAGGCGCTGGAAATCCCGGTTCACCCGAAGGACGGGCTCGATCTGGATGCGCTGGCGCAGGCGCTGGAACGACATCCGGTCAAGGCCTGCTGGTTCATGACCTCGTTCCAGAACCCAATGGGCGCGAGCATGGACGAGGACAAGAAGAAGGCATTGGTCGCGCTGCTGGCGCGGCACCAGATTCCGCTAATCGAAGACGATGTGTATGGCGAGCTGTACTTCGGCAACCATCCGCCGCTGCCGGCCAAGGCCTTCGATACCCAGGGGCTGGTGATGCACTGCAGCTCGTTCTCGAAAACGCTGGCACCGGGTTACCGGATCGGCTGGGTCTCGCCGGGGCGCTTCGGCAAGCAGATCGAACGGCTCAAGCTGATGACCACGCTGTCGGCCAGCGTGCCGGCGCAGGTGGCGATTGCCGATTACCTGCACACCGGCGGCTACGACAAACATCTGCGCAAGCTGCGGCATGCGCTGGAATCGCAGCTGGCGTGCATGAACCGCGCGCTGGTCGCACATTTCCCGGCCAATGTCCGGGTCTCGCGGCCCAGCGGCGGTTACTTCCTGTGGGTCGAATTCCCCGACCGGTTCGACACGCTGGAGCTGCATCGCCGCGCGATCGAACACGGCATCAGCATCGCCCCCGGGCCGATTTTTTCGGCGAGCCGGCAGTACCGCAACTGCCTGAGGCTCAACTACGGCTCGCCGTGGAGCGACGATTTCGAGCAAGGCATGGCCTTGCTCGGCCGGCTAGCGGCGACGGCTTAA
- the yegQ gene encoding tRNA 5-hydroxyuridine modification protein YegQ — MPLKAPELLLPAGTLEKMRAAYDFGADAVYAGQPRYSLRARNNDFKLEQLQQGIAEAHARGKKLFVASNILPHNGKVKTYLADMAPVIAMKPDALIMADPGLIMMVRERWPEQVIHLSVQANTVNYAGVKFWQSLGLERVILSRELSLDEVEEIRQLCPDMELEVFIHGALCIAYSGRCLLSGYFNHRDPNQGTCTNACRWDYTLSDTRTDDAGDVQPAKIDFDFNRALGEAEQSFAACGGAERHPFADKTYLIEEASRPGEMMPIIEDEHGTYIMNSKDLRAVQHVERLAKIGIDSLKVEGRTKSLYYVARTAQVYRRAIDDAVAGRPFDPALLADLDGLANRGYTDGFYQRHYTHEAQNYLDGHSKAKRSQFVGEVKSVADGWAEIEVKNRFEVGDELEIIHPSGNALITLAELRGKTGEPVSAAAGNGVQVSMPLDSRFDGALIARLLRD; from the coding sequence ATGCCGCTCAAAGCCCCCGAATTGCTCCTGCCCGCCGGTACGCTGGAAAAAATGCGTGCCGCTTACGATTTCGGTGCCGACGCCGTTTATGCCGGCCAGCCGCGCTACAGCCTGCGGGCGCGCAACAACGATTTCAAGCTCGAGCAGTTGCAGCAGGGGATAGCGGAAGCGCATGCACGCGGCAAGAAGCTGTTCGTCGCCAGCAACATCCTGCCGCATAACGGCAAGGTGAAAACCTATCTGGCCGATATGGCGCCGGTGATCGCGATGAAGCCCGATGCGCTGATCATGGCCGATCCCGGCCTGATCATGATGGTGCGCGAACGCTGGCCGGAGCAGGTGATCCATCTGTCGGTGCAGGCCAATACCGTCAACTACGCCGGGGTGAAGTTCTGGCAGTCGCTAGGGCTGGAGCGGGTGATCCTGTCGCGCGAGCTGAGCCTCGACGAGGTAGAGGAAATCCGCCAGCTTTGCCCGGACATGGAGCTGGAAGTCTTCATCCACGGCGCGCTGTGCATTGCCTATTCGGGGCGCTGCCTGCTGTCGGGCTACTTCAACCATCGCGATCCGAATCAGGGCACCTGTACCAACGCCTGCCGCTGGGACTACACGCTCAGCGATACCCGCACCGACGATGCGGGTGACGTGCAGCCGGCGAAAATCGATTTCGATTTCAATCGCGCACTTGGCGAGGCCGAGCAGTCATTCGCGGCCTGCGGCGGGGCCGAGCGCCATCCGTTCGCAGACAAGACCTATCTGATCGAAGAGGCAAGTCGGCCCGGCGAGATGATGCCGATCATCGAGGACGAGCACGGCACCTACATCATGAACAGCAAGGATCTGCGCGCGGTACAGCACGTCGAACGGCTGGCGAAAATCGGCATCGATTCGCTCAAGGTCGAGGGGCGGACCAAATCGCTGTATTACGTCGCGCGCACCGCGCAGGTCTACCGCCGGGCCATCGACGACGCCGTGGCCGGCCGCCCGTTCGATCCGGCCCTGCTCGCCGATCTAGACGGCCTCGCCAACCGCGGTTATACCGACGGCTTTTACCAGCGCCACTACACCCACGAAGCGCAGAACTATCTCGACGGCCACTCGAAGGCCAAGCGCAGCCAGTTCGTCGGTGAAGTGAAATCGGTGGCCGATGGCTGGGCGGAGATCGAGGTGAAGAACCGCTTTGAAGTCGGCGACGAGCTGGAAATCATTCACCCGTCGGGCAACGCGCTGATCACGCTGGCCGAACTGCGCGGCAAGACGGGCGAGCCGGTTAGCGCGGCCGCCGGCAATGGTGTGCAGGTGAGCATGCCGCTGGATTCGCGTTTCGACGGCGCGCTGATCGCGCGGCTGCTGCGCGATTAA
- a CDS encoding peptidylprolyl isomerase, protein MMSETASVNGQVLASDGMANVESAAVYELLRQRAVGLGLLDATADPEAVELAVEALLERDVQVPEADEAACRRFYDAHAADYVLGERVGVRHILFRMSPAVPVAALLNKAQEVLQEVLSQPALMSDCARRWSNCPSSEAGGSLGLLSRGDTAPEFEQAVFGGQSIGVLPQLVRTRYGFHVVAVDAREPGKQLSFEQVKLQVSRQLHAAALKRALSQYVQLLAGEAQLSGVELEQADSPLLR, encoded by the coding sequence ATGATGAGTGAAACCGCCAGCGTCAATGGACAGGTGCTTGCTAGCGACGGTATGGCCAATGTCGAGAGTGCCGCGGTGTACGAGCTGTTGCGGCAACGGGCCGTCGGGCTGGGATTGCTGGATGCCACGGCCGATCCGGAGGCAGTCGAGCTGGCGGTTGAAGCCTTGCTGGAGCGGGACGTGCAGGTGCCGGAGGCCGACGAAGCGGCATGCCGGCGTTTTTACGACGCGCACGCAGCCGACTACGTGCTGGGCGAGCGTGTCGGCGTCCGGCATATCCTGTTCAGGATGAGCCCGGCGGTGCCGGTTGCGGCCTTGCTGAACAAGGCGCAGGAGGTCTTGCAGGAGGTGCTGTCGCAGCCGGCGCTGATGAGCGACTGTGCCAGGCGCTGGTCGAATTGCCCCAGCAGCGAAGCGGGCGGCTCGCTGGGCTTGCTGAGCCGGGGCGATACGGCACCCGAGTTCGAGCAGGCAGTGTTCGGCGGCCAGAGCATCGGCGTGCTGCCGCAGCTGGTTCGCACCCGCTACGGTTTTCATGTTGTTGCGGTTGACGCGCGCGAGCCGGGCAAGCAGCTGTCGTTCGAGCAGGTGAAACTGCAGGTCTCGCGGCAACTGCATGCGGCGGCACTCAAACGGGCGTTGTCGCAGTACGTACAACTGCTCGCAGGCGAAGCGCAATTGAGCGGGGTCGAACTCGAGCAGGCCGACTCGCCCTTGCTTCGATAG
- the narI gene encoding respiratory nitrate reductase subunit gamma yields the protein MDAGTYLHQFLFGFYPYIALTVFFVGSLLRFDREQYSWRADSSQLLRRKQLRWGSNLFHFGVLVVFAGHLVGFLMPEPIVLALMSEQAHEQMAMLGGGVAGVAAIIGLSMLIHRRLSDPRLRSNSRPWDLLIVAILWVQLALGLATVYFSSVKVEGYSFQALIHYVQGIVIFRPNNADLLIAIPWVYKLHIFLGLTIFLVFPFTRLVHIWSGLASVFYLFRPYQLMRTRRTSQARGVQGLK from the coding sequence ATGGATGCCGGGACTTATCTGCACCAGTTTCTATTTGGGTTCTACCCGTACATTGCCTTGACGGTTTTTTTTGTCGGTAGCCTGCTGCGATTCGATCGGGAGCAGTACAGCTGGCGCGCGGATTCGTCGCAATTATTGCGGCGCAAGCAGTTGCGCTGGGGATCGAATCTGTTCCATTTCGGCGTACTCGTGGTGTTTGCCGGCCATCTGGTCGGTTTCCTGATGCCCGAACCCATTGTGCTGGCACTGATGAGCGAACAGGCGCACGAACAGATGGCGATGCTCGGCGGTGGTGTGGCCGGCGTGGCCGCGATCATCGGCTTGTCGATGCTGATCCACCGGCGCCTGAGCGACCCGCGCTTGCGCTCGAACAGCCGGCCTTGGGATTTATTGATTGTCGCCATTCTATGGGTGCAGCTGGCTCTGGGGCTGGCGACGGTCTATTTCTCATCGGTCAAGGTCGAGGGTTACAGCTTTCAGGCGCTGATCCATTACGTGCAGGGCATTGTGATTTTCCGACCCAATAATGCCGATTTGCTGATCGCGATTCCCTGGGTCTACAAATTGCACATCTTTCTGGGGCTGACGATTTTTCTGGTGTTTCCGTTCACCCGGCTGGTGCATATCTGGAGCGGGCTGGCGTCGGTGTTCTACCTGTTCCGTCCCTATCAATTGATGCGAACGCGGCGTACATCGCAGGCGCGTGGCGTGCAGGGGTTGAAATGA
- the narJ gene encoding nitrate reductase molybdenum cofactor assembly chaperone — protein sequence MAAIGLGLSRQDAVGKRSATVLLRVLGVLLQYPDQRLRSALPDVAAELATNQGLRGIDRERLTELVESLSRGDAFDIEEAYVGLFDRGRSTSLHLFEHLHGEGRDRGAAMVQLGEMYHRAGFMLKPGELPDYLPALLEFLGCRPLEEVRAVLADCAHLVRKVGETLAGRGSRYAAVLDAVLVFGGQQGLDWSRAPTPEPLTDIDDDWMDTPAFDKPDELPATSTIRFMPRPGR from the coding sequence ATGGCTGCCATCGGCTTGGGACTGTCTCGGCAAGACGCCGTGGGCAAGCGATCGGCAACCGTGCTGCTGCGGGTACTGGGCGTGCTGCTGCAGTATCCGGATCAGCGGCTGCGGTCGGCGCTGCCGGATGTTGCGGCCGAGCTGGCCACGAATCAAGGCTTGCGGGGTATCGATCGCGAACGCCTCACCGAGCTGGTCGAGAGTCTGAGCCGTGGCGATGCTTTCGACATCGAGGAAGCCTATGTCGGTCTCTTTGATCGCGGCCGTTCGACCTCGCTGCATCTTTTCGAACATTTGCATGGTGAAGGGCGTGATCGTGGCGCCGCGATGGTGCAATTGGGCGAGATGTACCACCGTGCCGGCTTCATGCTCAAGCCCGGCGAACTTCCCGATTACCTGCCGGCGCTGCTGGAGTTTCTTGGTTGCCGCCCGCTTGAGGAAGTCCGAGCGGTGCTGGCCGATTGTGCTCACCTTGTGCGCAAGGTCGGCGAAACGCTGGCCGGGCGGGGGAGCCGCTATGCGGCGGTGTTGGATGCGGTGCTCGTTTTTGGCGGGCAGCAAGGCCTCGATTGGTCGCGCGCACCTACGCCAGAGCCATTGACCGATATTGATGACGACTGGATGGATACGCCCGCGTTCGACAAACCGGACGAATTGCCGGCGACATCGACCATCCGTTTCATGCCCCGGCCGGGGCGTTGA
- the narH gene encoding nitrate reductase subunit beta, translating to MKIRAQIAMVLNLDKCIGCHTCSVTCKNVWTSRLGMEYAWFNNVETKPGIGYPKEWENQDKWKGGWDLKRNGKLKLKQGGRLQVLLNLFANPNLPEIDDYYEPFTFDYEFLQTAPEMPTPPVARPISVISGERMEKIEWGPNWEEILGGEFAKRSKDYNFENVQKEIYGEFENTFMMYLPRLCEHCLNPACVASCPSGSIYKREEDGIVLIDQDKCRGWRMCVSGCPYKKIYYNWSSGKAEKCIFCYPRIEAGQPTVCSETCVGRIRYLGVMLYDADRIEEAASVPNPQDLYEAQLSIFLDPHSPAVQEQARKDGIPDLWLEAAIKSPAYKMAMEWKIAFPLHPEYRTLPMVWYVPPLSPIQARANAGEIGVQGHLPDVESLRIPVRYLANLLTAGDEKPVVKALKKMLAMRAFYRERQLERRDNPALLAEAGLTLREVEDMHRYLSIADYEDRYVIPTTHREYAENTYQLRGECGFSFGNGCSDGSSEPSLFGGKMTGKKVIPLKTMGGRGNENKVDY from the coding sequence ATGAAGATCCGTGCGCAGATTGCGATGGTGCTGAATCTGGACAAGTGCATTGGTTGCCACACCTGTTCGGTGACCTGCAAGAACGTCTGGACCAGCCGTCTCGGGATGGAGTACGCGTGGTTCAACAACGTCGAGACCAAGCCCGGCATTGGTTATCCGAAGGAGTGGGAAAACCAGGACAAGTGGAAAGGCGGCTGGGATCTAAAGCGCAACGGCAAGCTGAAGCTCAAGCAGGGCGGTCGCTTGCAAGTGCTGCTCAACCTGTTCGCCAACCCGAACCTGCCCGAGATCGACGATTACTACGAGCCATTCACGTTTGATTACGAATTCTTGCAGACCGCGCCCGAGATGCCGACGCCACCGGTGGCACGGCCAATTTCGGTGATCAGCGGCGAGCGCATGGAAAAAATCGAATGGGGGCCGAACTGGGAGGAAATCCTGGGTGGCGAGTTCGCCAAGCGCAGCAAGGATTACAACTTCGAGAACGTGCAGAAAGAGATATACGGCGAGTTCGAAAACACCTTCATGATGTATCTGCCGCGGCTGTGCGAACACTGTCTTAACCCGGCTTGTGTCGCGTCCTGTCCGTCCGGATCGATCTACAAGCGCGAGGAAGACGGCATTGTGCTGATCGATCAGGACAAATGCCGTGGCTGGCGCATGTGCGTGTCGGGCTGCCCGTACAAGAAAATCTATTACAACTGGTCGTCGGGCAAGGCCGAGAAATGCATCTTCTGTTATCCGCGCATCGAAGCCGGGCAGCCGACGGTATGTTCTGAAACCTGTGTGGGCCGGATCCGCTATCTGGGGGTGATGTTGTACGACGCCGACCGGATCGAGGAAGCGGCCTCGGTGCCGAATCCACAGGACCTGTACGAAGCGCAGCTCTCGATCTTTCTCGACCCGCATTCCCCTGCCGTGCAGGAGCAGGCACGCAAGGACGGCATTCCTGATCTGTGGCTGGAAGCCGCGATCAAGTCGCCGGCGTACAAGATGGCGATGGAGTGGAAGATCGCCTTCCCCCTGCATCCGGAATACCGCACCTTGCCGATGGTCTGGTATGTACCGCCGCTCTCGCCGATTCAGGCCCGGGCCAATGCCGGCGAGATCGGCGTGCAGGGGCATCTTCCCGATGTCGAGAGCCTGCGTATCCCGGTGCGCTACTTGGCCAATCTGTTGACTGCTGGTGACGAGAAACCGGTGGTCAAGGCGCTGAAGAAAATGCTGGCGATGCGGGCGTTTTACCGAGAGCGCCAGCTGGAGCGCCGCGACAATCCCGCATTGCTCGCCGAGGCGGGGCTGACGCTTCGCGAGGTCGAGGACATGCACCGCTATCTGTCGATTGCCGATTACGAAGATCGTTACGTAATCCCGACCACGCATCGCGAGTATGCCGAGAACACCTACCAGTTGCGCGGCGAGTGCGGCTTCTCGTTTGGCAATGGCTGCTCCGACGGCAGCTCAGAGCCCAGTCTTTTTGGCGGCAAGATGACCGGCAAGAAGGTGATTCCGCTGAAGACCATGGGCGGGCGCGGTAACGAAAACAAGGTGGATTACTGA